One window of Cydia pomonella isolate Wapato2018A chromosome 5, ilCydPomo1, whole genome shotgun sequence genomic DNA carries:
- the LOC133518356 gene encoding uncharacterized protein LOC133518356, whose translation MSPLACSLVALAALFAVSDARGPRTVDPFCSSSYLGDAWGAPHAFKLTVSGGDVEIPDRCKEGRILVGQDISVCNSPNSNPEVHPFHFGQYPFKKVYIDCPHSTRGCSSLEVKVTQYCYFKIGHKG comes from the exons aTGTCGCCACTCGCCTGCTCGCTGGTCGCTCTCGCCGCCCTGTTCGCCGTATCCGACGCGAGAGGGCCTAGGACTGTAGACCCTTTTTGCTCCAGTTCATATTTAG GCGACGCATGGGGAGCACCTCATGCATTTAAGCTGACTGTTTCTGGTGGTGATGTCGAAATCCCTGAT agatGCAAGGAAGGTCGCATATTAGTGGGCCAGGACATTAGCGTATGCAACTCGCCCAATTCGAATCCCGAGGTTCATCCGTTTCACTTCGGTCAGTACCCGTTCAAGAAAGTGTACATCGATTGCCCCCATAGCACCCGCGGCTGCTCGAGCCTCGAAGTGAAAGTGACACAGTATTGCTATTTCAAAATAGGTcataaaggttaa
- the LOC133518355 gene encoding uncharacterized protein LOC133518355 produces MSPLACCLVALAALFAVSHAKEIGIANPFCGGVSLGEYESMNTVSFKMTVSGGAVVITDKCPRNTKLVGQNLNVCNVAYSMPELHPYEFGLYPFEKVFIDCPKSTLGCDNLELHVTQYCRGILAGH; encoded by the exons atgtCGCCGCTTGCTTGCTGTCTGGTTGCTCTCGCCGCGCTGTTCGCCGTGTCCCACGCGAAAGAAATTGGGATAGCCAATCCTTTTTGCGGCGGTGTATCACTAG GCGAGTATGAGTCCATGAATACGGTTTCATTTAAGATGACTGTTTCTGGCGGTGCTGTCGTCATCACTGAT aaatGCCCGAGAAATACCAAATTAGTCGGTCAAAACCTCAACGTATGCAACGTCGCCTATTCAATGCCTGAGCTTCATCCATATGAGTTCGGTCTTTACCCGTTCGAGAAAGTGTTCATCGATTGTCCCAAGAGTACTTTGGGATGTGATAACCTCGAGCTACACGTCACACAGTATTGCCGAGGCATTCTGGCAGGCCATTAa